One stretch of Anolis carolinensis isolate JA03-04 chromosome 3, rAnoCar3.1.pri, whole genome shotgun sequence DNA includes these proteins:
- the LOC134297441 gene encoding uncharacterized protein LOC134297441 — MSREGDQSHDGAKGPPLGALPLAEETLQAIASSTGYPKPDGVTQRIPRGGRGVPAAAETSWGSGGSMPETVAQRLSILETHLSRLSDTVGRIVPILEENLQKEHIRYGAEREPSKGGDWSQRGQRASTQSPAAARDEGDEEYWQELEFRDRMAREVERQQALGTLRPPTPTELPTPRMGVGVERPLGPGIGSSGLADEGGEEQEIQEEEEDVPYDGERRDAGATARPVCGWGEGPTAAAGFREPRRMTTGVGRGVIQGNPMQPFPMPPRQHQRAAEWMPRREDLKLEYGGESAELNFFLISIRGYMEDNAHTFPSEASRVRAIGNTLKRGAASWYVQLHARQDPCLRSVPRFLAALENRFRDRLEQLRARDQLRGIKQRDKTVPEYAEEFLHLAERVPEWSEVTKVELFKEGLRPEIFSWAAHRDDPETLQGWIQLAGRVESTLAQVKRFRSSGGQQRPVARGRGETRKQERPGGRPGIPSRGDDNKPKPGCFVCGKTGHRAAECWARKGEPPKPSKPKPATGRRAEEEVQAPESPEKLACDERRTEEEDEEKEGTMSWNPVTGLW; from the coding sequence atgagcagggaaggagatcaaagccatgacggagcaaaggggcctccgctgggagctctgccgttggcagaagagacattgcaagccatagcttcctctacggggtaccccaagccggatggcgtgacccagaggattcccagagggggaagaggcgttccggcggcggcagaaaccagttggggatctggaggaagcatgccggagaccgtggcccagcggttatccatcctggaaactcatttatccaggctgtcggataccgtggggagaatagtgccaatattggaagagaatctccaaaaagagcacatccgatatggcgccgagagagagccaagcaaaggaggcgattggagccagaggggacagcgagcttcaacgcagagtcccgcggcggcaagggacgagggagacgaggaatattggcaagagctggagttccgggacagaatggcgcgcgaagtggagcgccagcaagctctgggaactctgaggccgccaaccccaacagagctcccaaccccccgaatgggcgtcggagtagaaagaccactggggccagggatcgggtccagtggattagctgacgaaggcggagaggagcaggagatccaggaagaggaggaggatgtgccgtacgacggggaaaggcgagatgcgggggctacagcgaggccagtatgcggatggggggaagggccgacagcggcggcaggatttcgggagccgcgcagaatgaccaccggagtggggcgcggcgtgatccaaggaaacccgatgcaacccttccccatgcctcccagacagcatcaacgggccgctgaatggatgccaagaagggaagatctcaagctagaatacggaggggaatcagccgaactgaacttttttctaattagcatcaggggatacatggaagacaatgcacacacattcccctccgaagcaagcagggttcgggccatcggcaacacactaaagagaggagcggccagctggtatgtgcaactacatgccagacaggacccatgcctgaggtcagtgccccgcttcctcgccgcactggaaaaccggttcagagaccggctagagcaattgagagctcgagaccagcttagaggaataaagcagagggacaaaacggtgcccgagtacgcagaagaattcctccacctcgcggaaagggtaccagagtggtctgaagtgaccaaagtggaattatttaaagagggactacgccccgagattttcagctgggcagcgcacagagatgaccccgaaacgctccagggatggattcaactagcggggcgcgttgaatccaccctggcccaagtaaagcgcttcaggagcagcggcggccagcaaagaccggtggcgagaggtcgaggagaaacgaggaagcaggaaagacccggagggaggccggggattccctccagaggagacgacaacaaacctaaaccgggatgctttgtatgtgggaagacgggccatcgagcagcagaatgctgggcacggaagggggagccgccaaaaccctcaaagcccaagccagcaaccgggaggcgtgcggaggaggaggtgcaagccccagaatctccagaaaaattg